The following are from one region of the Cloacibacterium normanense genome:
- a CDS encoding peroxiredoxin family protein, translating to MNNKKYGIEGFDAPELEKFKWIDANGKDTEPIQLSNFKGKFIVLYCFQSWCPGCHKIGLPSLQQMVTALKNNQAIKFFAIQSVFEGKNQNTFEKLKETQKQYKLEIPFGQDEGDESTQNISTVMYHYRTGGTPWFIFINQEGKVVFNDFHLNTEKAIEFLQTIK from the coding sequence ATGAATAATAAAAAATATGGTATAGAGGGATTTGATGCCCCAGAACTGGAAAAATTTAAATGGATTGATGCAAATGGAAAAGATACTGAACCTATACAATTATCTAATTTTAAAGGAAAGTTTATTGTTTTGTATTGTTTTCAAAGTTGGTGTCCTGGCTGTCATAAAATAGGCTTGCCTTCGTTACAACAAATGGTCACTGCATTAAAAAACAACCAAGCTATTAAATTCTTTGCTATTCAATCAGTGTTTGAAGGTAAAAATCAAAATACTTTTGAAAAGCTAAAAGAAACACAAAAGCAGTATAAGTTGGAAATTCCTTTTGGACAAGATGAAGGAGATGAAAGCACGCAAAATATTTCAACAGTAATGTATCATTATAGAACAGGAGGAACTCCTTGGTTTATTTTTATAAACCAAGAAGGAAAAGTAGTATTCAATGATTTTCATTTGAATACCGAAAAAGCAATTGAATTTTTACAAACAATTAAATAA
- the msrA gene encoding peptide-methionine (S)-S-oxide reductase MsrA, which produces MQKWIDVIRLANNGNLNPDQRIEKSEEEWKSLLTEEQFYVTRKKGTERAHSSEMCNLFEPGKYACVCCNTVLFDSEEKFQSGTGWPSFTQPIKENTINYIKDVTFGMYRIETTCSTCDAHLGHVFQDGPMPSGLRFCINAVALKKVKSDEKKVTFGGGCFWCTEAMFQQLKGVVNVESGYSGGEIINPTYREVCSGTTGHAEVIEITYLPSEISFEDLVKIHLTTHNPTTINKQGADRGTQYRSIIFYRTDDEKMQALKVIEDVQSAYDDMIVTEVKMFEHFHKAEANHQDYYNRNSETGYCMAVINPKLAKLKSLYQDKLKK; this is translated from the coding sequence ATGCAAAAATGGATAGATGTAATAAGATTAGCCAATAATGGCAATCTTAACCCAGACCAAAGAATAGAAAAATCGGAAGAGGAATGGAAATCACTTCTTACCGAAGAACAATTTTACGTAACTCGTAAAAAAGGAACAGAAAGAGCTCATAGCTCCGAAATGTGCAATTTGTTTGAACCCGGCAAATATGCCTGTGTTTGTTGTAACACTGTACTTTTTGACAGCGAAGAAAAATTTCAAAGTGGAACTGGGTGGCCTAGTTTTACACAGCCGATAAAAGAGAATACAATCAATTATATCAAAGATGTTACGTTTGGTATGTATCGAATAGAGACAACTTGTAGCACTTGTGATGCTCATTTAGGTCACGTGTTTCAAGATGGTCCTATGCCAAGTGGATTGAGATTTTGCATAAATGCTGTTGCTCTGAAAAAAGTAAAATCTGATGAGAAAAAAGTTACATTTGGTGGTGGTTGTTTTTGGTGCACAGAAGCTATGTTTCAGCAATTAAAAGGAGTTGTAAATGTAGAGAGTGGTTATAGTGGTGGTGAAATTATAAATCCTACATATAGAGAAGTCTGTTCTGGAACTACTGGTCACGCTGAAGTAATTGAAATTACTTATTTACCTTCTGAAATTAGCTTTGAAGATTTAGTGAAAATCCATTTAACTACTCACAATCCTACGACTATAAATAAACAAGGTGCTGATAGAGGAACACAATATCGTAGCATTATTTTTTACAGAACAGACGATGAAAAAATGCAAGCATTAAAGGTCATTGAAGATGTTCAATCTGCCTACGATGATATGATAGTAACAGAAGTGAAAATGTTTGAACATTTCCATAAGGCAGAAGCCAATCACCAAGACTATTACAATCGCAATAGCGAAACTGGTTATTGTATGGCAGTAATAAATCCAAAATTAGCAAAATTAAAATCTCTTTATCAGGATAAACTAAAGAAATAA
- a CDS encoding OsmC family protein — MATVIKIKNIEEGFQSIITNGKHTIIGDEPITSKGTDLGLAPSELVLSGLAMCKVGTVRFIARKNNWEIENVTAELVQEVARGEGGLKTTIQIKMIIEGNLSEEQKEELIKQADRCYIHRLLNSEWDIMPITL, encoded by the coding sequence ATGGCAACAGTAATTAAAATTAAAAACATTGAAGAAGGCTTCCAAAGTATTATCACTAATGGTAAGCACACCATTATTGGTGACGAACCTATCACAAGTAAAGGAACAGATTTAGGTTTAGCACCCTCAGAACTTGTTTTAAGCGGTTTGGCAATGTGCAAAGTCGGAACTGTCCGTTTTATTGCTCGCAAAAACAACTGGGAGATAGAGAATGTAACAGCCGAACTAGTGCAAGAAGTAGCAAGAGGGGAAGGAGGGCTAAAAACCACTATTCAAATTAAAATGATTATTGAAGGTAATCTTTCCGAAGAGCAGAAAGAAGAATTGATAAAACAAGCCGACCGTTGTTATATCCACCGTTTGTTAAATAGCGAATGGGATATAATGCCTATAACGCTTTAA
- a CDS encoding UvrD-helicase domain-containing protein — protein sequence MELTKEQYDIINSTGNIKINAVAGSGKTTTVIEYAKTRPSTSKILYLAFNKSVKLEAAKKFADKGLNNVKVETAHSLAYRHIVFKNGYKVRPQGYKTNEIAELLNLQGNGEKHTEYVIANHINKFIAYFCNSAKQKVQDLNYLDTVTDPKAKTFVSSFYDYIVSQSRLLLCKMDKGEIEITHDFYLKKFQLSNPKLDYDYILFDEGQDASPAMLDVFFNQKATKVIVGDTHQQIYGWRFAVNSLEKADFKTYHLSTSFRFSQDIANLAMEVLKFKKHLDEHQTIPITGKGNSKEIKTKAVLARTNLGLLLKAIEYVTEKKKVKQIYFEGNINSYTYADEGASLYDVLNLYNEKHHLIKDKLIKAMKDLDELEDYIEKTEDVQLAMMVEIVKEYGNKIPDIIKAIKEKHVDNDDKEKAEMIFSTVHRCKGMEYDAIQLVNDFISEEKLQKLKEDKKAEEINATKLNEEINLLYVAVTRTKNSIHIPEPLMPSEFPKSSQIHVMKVVSEEEKEQQRKEELKQKTDKAESKTEKAYSVEEVRTKHKDAYKPWTPELDNELTVMYCEGVNVKDMAKHFGRTRGAITSRIKKLELEELYG from the coding sequence ATGGAGTTAACGAAAGAACAATATGATATCATCAACTCGACTGGAAACATCAAAATAAATGCTGTTGCCGGGTCTGGGAAAACTACGACCGTAATTGAATACGCCAAGACAAGACCATCGACAAGTAAAATTCTTTATTTAGCTTTCAACAAATCCGTAAAGCTTGAAGCAGCCAAAAAATTTGCCGACAAAGGACTTAATAATGTGAAAGTTGAGACAGCACATTCTTTGGCTTATCGACACATTGTATTTAAAAATGGATACAAAGTAAGACCACAAGGTTACAAGACAAATGAAATTGCCGAACTTCTAAATCTGCAAGGCAACGGAGAAAAGCATACGGAATATGTCATTGCCAATCACATTAACAAGTTCATTGCCTATTTCTGCAACAGCGCCAAGCAAAAAGTTCAAGACTTAAATTATCTTGACACAGTAACAGACCCAAAAGCAAAAACTTTTGTTTCATCATTTTACGACTATATCGTTTCTCAATCACGACTTTTATTATGCAAAATGGACAAAGGAGAAATCGAAATCACCCACGACTTCTACCTTAAAAAATTCCAACTTTCAAACCCAAAACTTGACTACGATTACATACTTTTTGACGAAGGACAAGACGCATCTCCTGCAATGCTTGATGTGTTCTTTAATCAAAAAGCGACCAAAGTAATCGTTGGCGACACACACCAACAAATTTACGGGTGGCGATTTGCGGTAAACTCGTTAGAAAAAGCCGACTTTAAAACCTATCATCTTTCGACAAGCTTTCGATTTAGTCAAGACATTGCAAATCTTGCAATGGAAGTTTTAAAATTCAAAAAGCACCTTGACGAACACCAAACCATTCCTATCACAGGAAAAGGCAACAGCAAAGAAATTAAAACCAAAGCTGTTCTTGCAAGAACCAATCTCGGTCTTTTACTAAAAGCAATAGAATATGTAACTGAAAAGAAAAAGGTAAAACAGATTTACTTTGAAGGTAACATCAACTCATATACATACGCAGACGAAGGTGCTTCCCTTTATGATGTTCTAAATCTTTACAACGAAAAGCATCACTTAATTAAGGACAAACTAATCAAGGCTATGAAAGACCTTGACGAGTTAGAAGATTATATTGAAAAGACAGAAGATGTTCAGCTTGCAATGATGGTTGAAATAGTTAAAGAGTATGGAAATAAAATTCCTGACATCATAAAAGCCATTAAAGAAAAACACGTTGACAATGATGACAAAGAAAAGGCAGAAATGATTTTCTCGACAGTTCATCGTTGCAAAGGAATGGAGTATGATGCCATTCAACTTGTAAATGACTTTATTTCTGAAGAAAAATTACAGAAATTGAAAGAAGATAAGAAAGCCGAAGAAATCAACGCCACAAAACTAAATGAAGAAATCAATTTGCTTTATGTTGCTGTCACTCGGACAAAAAATAGTATTCATATTCCCGAACCTTTAATGCCTTCTGAATTTCCAAAATCATCACAAATTCACGTTATGAAAGTTGTGAGTGAAGAAGAAAAGGAACAGCAAAGAAAAGAAGAATTGAAACAAAAAACCGACAAGGCAGAAAGCAAAACAGAAAAAGCTTATTCGGTTGAAGAAGTGAGAACCAAACATAAGGACGCATACAAACCGTGGACACCTGAACTTGACAACGAACTAACAGTAATGTATTGTGAAGGAGTAAATGTAAAAGATATGGCTAAACATTTCGGTCGGACAAGGGGTGCAATAACATCAAGAATTAAAAAACTAGAACTTGAAGAACTTTACGGATAA
- the bla gene encoding class A beta-lactamase produces the protein MNLPKLISILVIFLIINSCATKNNENELKNKIEKIISTENGDFGVSIIDENNNIVEINGKKHYPLLSTFKFPIALTILHKVEKRELSMQQQIFIKKEDLLENTWSPFKEKHPDGNISISLEEAINWMIVYSDNNLTDILLRLLGGTETVQKFIDDENFVIKNNEDEMHRDWNSQFINKSTPNSFAQLLKKFSEGKILNSENTKWLYQSMVKSETGVKRLKGKLPNVKIAQRAGTSFTNDEGITGAINNVGIMELPNNQKIYIAVFVHNTSEEFSKGEEIIADIAKTTYEFYTKK, from the coding sequence ATGAACTTACCAAAACTGATTTCAATTTTAGTTATTTTTCTAATTATCAACTCTTGTGCTACGAAAAACAATGAAAACGAACTAAAAAATAAAATTGAAAAAATCATCTCAACCGAAAATGGTGACTTTGGTGTCTCCATCATTGACGAAAATAATAATATCGTTGAAATTAATGGTAAAAAACATTATCCTTTATTAAGCACTTTCAAATTTCCAATTGCTTTGACAATCCTACACAAAGTTGAAAAAAGAGAACTTTCAATGCAACAACAAATCTTCATCAAAAAAGAAGATTTGCTAGAAAATACTTGGAGTCCATTTAAAGAAAAACACCCAGATGGAAACATCTCAATTTCATTAGAAGAAGCAATTAATTGGATGATTGTTTACAGTGATAATAATCTAACTGATATTTTATTACGCTTATTAGGCGGAACTGAAACAGTACAAAAATTTATTGATGACGAAAATTTTGTCATAAAAAACAATGAAGATGAAATGCACAGAGATTGGAATTCTCAATTTATAAATAAATCAACACCAAATTCATTTGCCCAACTTTTGAAGAAATTTTCCGAAGGAAAAATATTAAACTCTGAAAATACTAAATGGCTATATCAATCTATGGTTAAAAGTGAAACAGGTGTAAAACGATTAAAAGGAAAACTACCAAATGTTAAAATTGCGCAGAGAGCAGGAACTTCTTTCACAAATGACGAAGGAATTACAGGCGCGATAAACAATGTAGGAATTATGGAGCTTCCAAATAATCAAAAAATTTATATTGCTGTATTCGTCCACAATACTTCCGAAGAATTCAGTAAAGGAGAGGAAATAATTGCTGATATTGCTAAAACCACCTATGAATTTTACACAAAAAAATAA
- a CDS encoding LapA family protein — MKNVSTRQIIDIVLLIVLLIFIGQNLESVKVKFIAFGFEMPLVILIAIVFFIGYYTAKAFNKNK; from the coding sequence ATGAAAAATGTCTCAACTCGTCAAATCATTGACATCGTTTTACTTATTGTACTTTTAATTTTCATTGGTCAAAATCTTGAAAGTGTAAAGGTAAAATTTATTGCATTTGGCTTTGAAATGCCCTTAGTCATTCTCATAGCCATCGTATTTTTCATTGGATATTACACCGCAAAAGCATTTAACAAAAACAAATAA
- a CDS encoding baeRF3 domain-containing protein codes for MALKEQLQKLATEKNTPCVTISLNTHRAHPDNAKDEVLLKNLLKEAEDRVIAEFGKRPVASLLEKLESISAEIDVNYNLDSLHLFLSNDTKEIVKSSWKTNNEGVHISDSFAVRPIIKSFNRSESYLVMLLSQSGVQLYEALNDEIIAEVRNDDFPFSENRHYNTHSDKGSDPKHLDDLVREFLNKVDKALVKVHNETDLNCVVICTEDNYSRLQQVADKPSVYLGYTAIDYNNTATHQIAKQSWETIQGLQHQRRTNAILEMKEAVAQGKVLTDLQEIYQASIDGRGELLIVHQDFSQAVLIKDERTFDIIDDATTPNAIDDITSNIAWEVISKKGKVFFTTQDELKDLGKIVLKTRY; via the coding sequence ATGGCATTAAAAGAACAGCTACAAAAATTAGCAACCGAAAAAAACACACCTTGTGTAACCATTTCTTTAAACACACATCGTGCACATCCAGACAATGCAAAAGATGAAGTACTTTTAAAAAATCTTCTAAAAGAAGCAGAAGATAGAGTAATTGCAGAATTTGGAAAACGACCAGTAGCTTCACTTTTAGAAAAATTAGAAAGCATTTCCGCAGAAATCGACGTAAATTATAACTTAGATAGTTTACACCTATTTCTATCAAACGATACAAAAGAAATTGTAAAATCAAGCTGGAAAACTAACAACGAAGGAGTACATATTTCTGACAGCTTTGCGGTTCGTCCCATCATCAAATCATTCAACAGAAGCGAAAGCTATTTAGTAATGTTGCTTTCTCAAAGTGGTGTACAATTGTACGAAGCTTTGAATGATGAAATTATTGCCGAAGTTAGAAATGATGATTTTCCGTTTTCAGAAAACCGTCATTATAACACACATTCCGACAAAGGAAGCGACCCGAAACATTTAGACGATTTGGTGCGAGAATTTTTAAACAAAGTAGATAAAGCTTTGGTAAAAGTTCACAATGAAACTGACTTAAATTGTGTTGTAATCTGCACAGAAGACAATTATAGTAGACTACAACAAGTGGCAGACAAACCATCGGTATATCTTGGTTACACAGCTATTGATTATAACAACACCGCTACACACCAAATAGCAAAACAATCGTGGGAAACCATTCAAGGTTTGCAACATCAACGCAGAACAAATGCCATTCTAGAAATGAAAGAAGCAGTTGCACAAGGTAAAGTACTTACGGATTTGCAAGAAATTTATCAAGCATCTATTGACGGACGTGGCGAACTTTTGATTGTTCACCAAGATTTTTCCCAAGCTGTCTTAATAAAAGACGAAAGAACTTTTGACATTATAGACGATGCAACAACGCCTAATGCAATAGACGACATTACTAGCAACATAGCTTGGGAAGTAATTTCTAAAAAAGGTAAAGTGTTTTTCACAACACAAGATGAATTAAAAGACCTTGGAAAGATAGTGCTGAAAACAAGATACTAA
- a CDS encoding DNA-deoxyinosine glycosylase encodes MTEIIRNRTIRPSTRLEKSKSYKIDTKTVYRGDILVVNIDHETKSFRKSYKFNGSDVAHKDSISFRVNDYGTTIDISWSGATPIGTASKATTPAPKPLTKKVVDKAPVSKSVSTHTKTSFDPISNADTTILILGTMPGDKSLELGEYYGHSRNRFWKIISTITDNDLPITYTDKKALLLKTKIGIWDVAHKANRKGSLDSAIEDEEPNDLDNFIAKHKNLKVIGFNGTKSQALFDKYFDRKSDLKYISLPSTSPANTGIDFDSICKLWRQILTK; translated from the coding sequence ATGACTGAAATAATTAGAAATAGAACTATCAGACCTTCGACCAGACTTGAAAAATCGAAGAGTTATAAAATCGACACCAAGACAGTTTATCGGGGCGACATTTTAGTGGTTAACATTGACCACGAGACAAAATCATTTCGTAAGTCATACAAGTTTAACGGTTCAGACGTTGCACATAAAGACAGTATTAGTTTTAGAGTAAATGACTACGGGACTACAATTGACATTAGTTGGAGCGGTGCGACACCAATAGGAACAGCATCAAAAGCAACAACACCTGCACCAAAACCATTGACAAAAAAGGTTGTGGACAAAGCTCCTGTTTCTAAATCAGTCTCGACACATACAAAAACATCATTCGACCCAATTTCAAATGCGGACACGACTATTTTGATTTTAGGAACAATGCCGGGTGACAAATCACTTGAACTTGGCGAGTATTACGGACATTCAAGAAACAGATTTTGGAAAATCATTTCGACAATTACAGACAATGATTTGCCAATAACCTACACCGACAAAAAAGCACTTTTACTCAAAACTAAAATTGGAATTTGGGATGTAGCACACAAAGCAAATAGAAAAGGTAGCCTTGACAGTGCAATTGAAGACGAAGAACCAAACGACTTGGACAACTTTATCGCCAAACATAAGAATTTAAAAGTTATCGGTTTCAACGGGACAAAATCCCAAGCTCTTTTTGACAAGTATTTCGACAGAAAAAGTGATTTAAAATATATTTCTTTACCAAGCACAAGTCCTGCAAACACAGGCATTGACTTTGACAGCATTTGCAAATTATGGCGACAAATATTGACCAAATAA
- a CDS encoding GNAT family N-acetyltransferase, which produces MKYLLTNVETDRLKFRKLENADFETWLELFKDEYASKMLGMDEYKTPYHHCEKWFEWTFNRYENNLGGQNALILKENNELIGQCGLLVREVENEFELEVAYSILPKYRMQGFAIESAKKCRDFAFENNFSDRLVSIIISENKDSKNVALKNGMNFNRKIQYNNKEMELFQISENEWKSRNLA; this is translated from the coding sequence ATGAAATATTTATTAACAAACGTAGAAACTGATAGATTAAAGTTCAGAAAATTAGAAAACGCTGATTTTGAAACTTGGCTTGAATTATTTAAAGACGAATATGCAAGCAAAATGCTTGGAATGGACGAATACAAGACACCATATCACCACTGCGAAAAATGGTTTGAATGGACTTTCAATCGATATGAAAATAATTTAGGTGGACAAAATGCTTTGATTTTAAAAGAAAACAACGAATTAATTGGACAATGCGGACTTTTAGTTAGAGAAGTTGAAAATGAATTTGAACTCGAGGTTGCATATTCAATTCTTCCAAAATATAGAATGCAAGGTTTTGCAATTGAAAGCGCAAAAAAATGCAGGGATTTTGCTTTTGAAAACAATTTTAGCGATAGATTAGTTTCAATAATTATATCCGAAAACAAAGATTCTAAAAATGTCGCGCTGAAAAATGGAATGAATTTTAATAGAAAAATACAATATAATAACAAAGAAATGGAATTGTTCCAGATATCTGAAAATGAATGGAAAAGTCGCAACCTCGCATAA
- a CDS encoding adenine-specific methyltransferase EcoRI family protein — MAAKLNRKLTEAKNNKKDEFYTQLSDISNELKHYRNHFKDKVVYCNCDDPRISNFFQFFALNFEKYGLKKLITTCYKNQERDLFSTNNSESAIYLEYNGDKNGNNLPDIEEIGIKPLQGDGDFRSKESIDLLTQADIIVTNPPFSLFREYVAQLIEHDKKFVIIGHQNATKYKEIFRLIKDNKIWLGNGFKGGAGHFINQHYEDYATATDRKEGMIRVSGVHWFTNLEISKRHEDLILYKSYNEEEYPKYDNYDAIEVSKTNEIPLDYNGVMGVPITFLDKYNPDQFEIVGMTSGRDEFEARPTKRYINPKQHNENGTITNGSKVNTSSTILYKTKPDGVYYTADNADGYLKVLYTRFLIQRKQK; from the coding sequence ATGGCGGCAAAATTAAATCGGAAACTTACCGAAGCAAAAAACAATAAAAAAGATGAGTTTTATACTCAACTTTCTGACATATCAAACGAACTCAAACATTACAGAAATCACTTTAAAGACAAAGTGGTTTATTGTAATTGTGACGACCCAAGAATTAGTAATTTCTTTCAATTCTTTGCACTCAACTTTGAGAAATACGGACTGAAAAAACTTATTACAACTTGCTACAAAAATCAAGAACGAGATTTGTTTAGTACAAATAATTCCGAAAGTGCAATTTATCTTGAATACAACGGAGATAAAAACGGAAACAATCTTCCCGATATTGAAGAAATCGGAATAAAACCACTACAAGGCGATGGAGATTTTAGAAGTAAAGAAAGTATCGACTTGCTAACGCAAGCCGATATTATTGTTACTAATCCGCCATTTTCTTTATTCCGTGAATATGTCGCTCAACTTATTGAACACGATAAAAAGTTTGTAATCATCGGACATCAAAATGCAACGAAATACAAAGAAATTTTCAGACTTATAAAAGACAATAAAATTTGGTTAGGTAATGGTTTTAAAGGTGGTGCAGGTCATTTTATCAATCAACATTACGAAGATTACGCAACTGCAACTGACAGAAAAGAAGGAATGATTAGAGTTTCGGGAGTTCATTGGTTTACCAATCTTGAAATTTCTAAACGACACGAAGATTTAATTTTGTACAAATCGTACAACGAAGAAGAATATCCGAAATACGACAATTACGATGCAATCGAAGTGAGTAAAACAAATGAAATTCCACTCGATTATAACGGAGTTATGGGAGTTCCGATTACTTTTTTAGACAAATACAATCCTGACCAATTCGAGATTGTAGGAATGACTTCGGGAAGAGATGAATTTGAGGCAAGACCAACAAAAAGATATATCAATCCAAAACAACATAACGAAAACGGAACTATCACAAACGGAAGTAAAGTAAATACAAGTTCAACTATTCTGTACAAAACTAAACCCGATGGAGTTTACTACACAGCAGATAATGCAGACGGATATTTAAAAGTGCTTTACACTCGATTTCTAATACAACGAAAGCAAAAATGA
- a CDS encoding HNH endonuclease family protein: protein MKIELKEITIRELTNSYQDNEENGVVGYGGKLDIRPPYQREFIYKDKQREAVIDTVTKNFPLNVMYWAVREDGNFEVIDGQQRTISICQFVTGEFAHLFRFFHNLQKDEQDLILDYKLMVYLCSGTDSQKLEWFKTINIAGEKLTDQELRNAVYSGSWVSDAKRYFSKNGCPAYGLGSNYLNGSPIRQDYLETTINWISKGNIEVYMSNHQHDPNANEIWLYFQSVISWIKVTFPKYRKEMKGLQWGFFYNEFKDQNFDHKKLEEEISTLMQDEDVTKKSGIYEYVLTRKEKFLNIRAFTDNQKRESYERQKGICIKCGEHFELSEMEADHITPWHEGGKTSAENCQMLCKLDNRMKSGK from the coding sequence ATGAAAATAGAACTCAAAGAAATAACGATAAGAGAATTAACAAACAGCTACCAAGATAACGAGGAAAACGGAGTTGTTGGATATGGTGGAAAATTAGACATACGTCCACCCTACCAACGTGAATTTATCTACAAAGACAAACAACGTGAAGCTGTAATTGATACCGTTACAAAAAACTTTCCATTGAACGTAATGTATTGGGCTGTTCGTGAAGATGGAAATTTTGAAGTCATTGACGGACAACAACGAACCATCTCAATTTGTCAATTTGTAACAGGAGAATTTGCTCATTTATTTAGGTTTTTTCACAATCTTCAAAAAGACGAACAAGACCTAATTTTAGATTACAAACTAATGGTTTACTTGTGTTCGGGAACAGACAGCCAAAAATTAGAATGGTTCAAAACCATCAATATTGCAGGAGAAAAACTAACCGACCAAGAACTGCGAAACGCAGTTTATTCGGGAAGTTGGGTTTCTGACGCAAAAAGATATTTTTCTAAAAATGGTTGTCCGGCTTATGGTTTGGGAAGCAATTATTTAAACGGTTCACCAATTCGACAAGATTATTTAGAAACAACAATCAATTGGATTTCTAAAGGAAACATAGAAGTTTATATGTCGAATCATCAACACGACCCGAACGCAAACGAAATTTGGTTATATTTCCAGTCAGTAATCAGTTGGATAAAAGTAACTTTCCCAAAATATCGTAAAGAAATGAAAGGTTTGCAATGGGGATTTTTCTATAACGAGTTTAAAGACCAAAACTTCGACCACAAAAAACTCGAAGAAGAAATCTCAACTTTGATGCAAGACGAAGATGTAACCAAAAAATCAGGAATTTATGAATACGTTTTAACTCGCAAAGAAAAATTTTTGAATATCAGAGCATTTACCGACAACCAAAAACGTGAATCCTACGAAAGACAAAAAGGAATTTGCATAAAATGTGGAGAACATTTTGAACTTTCAGAAATGGAAGCCGACCACATTACACCTTGGCACGAAGGAGGAAAAACATCAGCCGAAAACTGCCAAATGTTATGTAAACTCGACAACCGAATGAAAAGCGGAAAATAA
- a CDS encoding ImmA/IrrE family metallo-endopeptidase, translating into MNIESLLNSIFSDTNYNIKDVFEQKLSEYNLSKTKALKLLNIDKDVFDEILNGTAKQPNLIHIVKIAEFLGFEVNSFINIVLKNQSSENISAIDSARKATFIVKNFDVKALTKLGFFDSNYTTEELVNKVLNYFGYSTINDFEEQLDEPLYSRVKKNHSDKMKDFWIKSAYQTFKIINNPNEYNRERLKDLIVKIKPYSQDVGNGLLTVCRALYNIGVTVIFQNYLTTTQVRGATFIIDDKPCIVITDFNKNYPTLWFTLLHELNHVLFDYDTIEKSSYHLSDDNDLFLIEDQANAFARNFFLSEEKFQYIKKYINNPYLVSKFANEIEVHPSIVYTFFTWYQKELYGKNYHAAFKQFYPDYSNAIAKLNPITWNELSIKEASEKIKSVLELN; encoded by the coding sequence ATGAATATTGAAAGTTTATTAAATTCGATATTTTCAGACACAAATTACAATATTAAGGATGTTTTTGAACAAAAGCTATCTGAATATAATTTAAGTAAGACAAAGGCTTTAAAACTTCTAAATATTGACAAAGATGTTTTTGATGAAATTCTTAATGGTACTGCAAAGCAACCAAACTTAATTCATATTGTTAAGATTGCAGAGTTTTTAGGGTTTGAAGTAAATAGTTTCATAAACATAGTCTTAAAAAATCAAAGTTCTGAAAACATTTCAGCTATTGATAGTGCAAGAAAGGCGACTTTTATAGTTAAGAATTTTGATGTAAAAGCTCTTACTAAACTTGGTTTTTTTGATTCTAATTACACAACAGAAGAACTTGTAAATAAAGTTTTAAATTACTTTGGTTATTCTACTATTAACGATTTTGAAGAGCAATTAGATGAACCTCTGTATAGCAGAGTCAAAAAAAATCATTCAGATAAGATGAAAGATTTTTGGATAAAATCTGCTTATCAAACTTTTAAAATAATAAATAACCCTAATGAGTATAATCGGGAAAGATTAAAAGATTTGATTGTCAAAATTAAACCTTATAGTCAAGATGTAGGAAATGGGCTACTAACTGTTTGTAGAGCTTTATACAATATTGGAGTTACGGTTATTTTTCAGAATTATTTAACTACAACACAAGTTCGAGGAGCGACATTCATTATTGATGACAAACCTTGTATAGTGATAACGGATTTTAATAAAAATTATCCGACTTTATGGTTTACCTTGTTACACGAGCTAAATCACGTTTTATTTGATTATGATACAATTGAGAAAAGCAGTTATCATTTGTCAGATGATAATGATTTATTTTTGATAGAAGACCAAGCCAATGCTTTTGCAAGGAATTTTTTTCTATCAGAGGAAAAATTTCAGTACATAAAAAAATACATTAATAACCCATATTTGGTTTCAAAATTTGCGAATGAAATTGAAGTACATCCATCAATTGTTTATACATTTTTTACTTGGTATCAAAAAGAACTTTATGGTAAAAATTATCACGCTGCCTTTAAACAATTTTATCCCGATTACAGTAACGCAATTGCAAAATTAAATCCAATAACTTGGAACGAATTAAGTATTAAAGAAGCAAGTGAAAAAATAAAATCAGTTTTAGAACTAAATTAA